One Candidatus Neomarinimicrobiota bacterium DNA window includes the following coding sequences:
- a CDS encoding ATP-dependent DNA helicase PcrA translates to MGDDAQAIYSWRNANFQNILDFERDWPEAKIIKLEQNYRSTKNIVAAASELVAHNQLGYPKKLWTKNPEGDLIAVRELSNEYEEGEFILGEIEHQ, encoded by the coding sequence GTGGGAGACGACGCTCAAGCCATCTACAGCTGGCGCAATGCAAATTTTCAAAATATTTTAGACTTTGAGCGCGATTGGCCCGAAGCAAAAATTATCAAACTTGAGCAAAACTATCGTTCAACCAAGAATATTGTAGCTGCGGCCTCAGAACTTGTTGCACATAACCAGCTGGGCTATCCCAAAAAACTATGGACGAAGAATCCAGAAGGGGATCTTATTGCGGTGCGTGAGCTCTCAAACGAATACGAGGAGGGGGAGTTTATCCTGGGGGAGATAGAACATCAG
- a CDS encoding class I SAM-dependent methyltransferase — MNTTKKYVQNRLNAADIKINGDRPFDIQVKDERFYNRILLNGSLGLGEAYMDGWWDCPQLDEFFNRIFKIAPYEKTQRFKNIGLIIKSAFSNMQSGSKSSKVVNKHYDLGNELFKNTLDKRLLYTCAYWKDADNLDAAQEAKLDLICRKLNLKPGQKVLDIGCGWGALICHAARSYGVTAHGITLSEQQLQYTRQRIKKHMRCGRRRSSHLQLAQCKFSKYFRL, encoded by the coding sequence ATGAACACTACAAAAAAATATGTGCAAAATCGCCTCAATGCCGCAGATATAAAAATAAACGGAGATCGGCCGTTCGATATCCAGGTTAAAGATGAAAGATTCTATAATAGAATTCTCTTAAATGGTTCCCTTGGTTTAGGAGAGGCATATATGGATGGTTGGTGGGATTGTCCGCAATTAGACGAATTTTTTAATAGAATATTTAAAATAGCGCCATACGAAAAGACGCAGAGATTTAAAAATATTGGTCTGATAATAAAATCTGCATTTTCTAATATGCAATCCGGCTCAAAATCCTCCAAAGTGGTAAATAAGCACTACGACCTCGGAAATGAGCTATTTAAAAATACGCTTGATAAAAGATTGCTGTACACCTGTGCCTATTGGAAAGATGCCGATAATCTTGATGCGGCTCAAGAGGCAAAGCTTGACCTGATCTGCAGAAAACTAAACTTAAAACCGGGTCAAAAAGTTCTTGATATCGGCTGTGGATGGGGTGCATTGATTTGTCATGCTGCGCGGTCTTACGGGGTGACTGCACATGGAATCACGCTATCCGAGCAGCAACTCCAATATACTCGCCAAAGAATCAAAAAACATATGCGTTGTGGGAGACGACGCTCAAGCCATCTACAGCTGGCGCAATGCAAATTTTCAAAATATTTTAGACTTTGA
- the nusA gene encoding transcription termination factor NusA, whose protein sequence is MINREIIEAFSAVAMEKNIDRRSLSEIIKGIFETMIIKKYETTDGFDVIVNLDKGEIEIYRMKTIVEKVEEPDLEISYEDAVEIEPELEIGDEFIEVVDIDSFGRRLVASAKQNLAQRIKDAEKEVVMDQYKDRIGEVIIGDIYQERRRDVYIMVGRTEVILPEMEQIPGERYRRGNSMRAIIKAVDSSMRGPEIIVSRSAPEFLVRLFEIEVPEIFDGIVEIKKVARYAGDRSKIAVISNDKRIDPVGACVGMKGIRIQSIVRELNNEKIDIIPWSDNPTIYIQRALSPAKPIKTEVDEENKKATVIIPDEEFALAIGKNGQNVALSSELTGYEIDVLKQSDEELRTDLMIDEVEGLSASIIAKLTESGYERAEDVLDAGINGLKEVKGVGGKTAEKILSTIGEYFEEVEEQG, encoded by the coding sequence GTGATTAACCGGGAGATAATTGAAGCATTCTCTGCCGTAGCAATGGAAAAGAACATCGATAGACGGTCCCTTTCGGAGATAATCAAAGGGATATTCGAAACGATGATTATTAAGAAGTATGAGACGACGGACGGATTCGACGTAATTGTCAATCTTGACAAAGGGGAAATAGAGATATACCGAATGAAGACCATTGTAGAAAAAGTAGAAGAACCTGATCTGGAAATTTCTTACGAAGACGCGGTAGAGATTGAACCGGAGCTAGAAATAGGTGATGAATTCATAGAGGTCGTCGATATTGACAGCTTCGGAAGACGGCTCGTCGCTTCAGCAAAACAAAATCTCGCTCAACGCATCAAAGATGCGGAAAAAGAAGTCGTTATGGATCAATATAAAGATCGTATCGGTGAGGTGATCATAGGAGACATTTATCAGGAGCGAAGAAGAGACGTTTATATAATGGTCGGTAGGACAGAAGTTATCCTTCCTGAAATGGAACAAATTCCGGGGGAACGTTATCGAAGAGGGAATAGCATGCGTGCGATAATAAAAGCGGTCGACTCGTCTATGCGGGGTCCTGAAATTATTGTTTCCAGATCAGCGCCTGAATTTTTGGTGAGGTTGTTTGAAATAGAGGTTCCGGAGATTTTTGACGGCATAGTGGAGATTAAAAAGGTAGCGCGGTATGCAGGAGACAGATCCAAGATAGCCGTGATATCCAACGATAAAAGAATTGACCCCGTAGGCGCGTGTGTCGGAATGAAGGGGATCAGAATTCAGTCGATCGTGCGGGAGCTTAACAACGAGAAGATCGATATAATACCCTGGAGCGATAATCCTACGATTTATATACAGAGGGCTTTATCTCCTGCGAAACCGATCAAGACGGAGGTCGATGAGGAAAATAAGAAGGCGACGGTAATAATCCCGGACGAGGAATTCGCCCTGGCAATCGGTAAAAACGGACAAAATGTCGCGTTATCTTCTGAACTTACCGGATATGAAATCGATGTGCTCAAACAATCCGATGAGGAACTCAGAACGGACCTGATGATAGATGAGGTAGAGGGATTATCCGCGTCCATAATTGCAAAACTTACCGAATCAGGATACGAGCGAGCCGAAGACGTTCTCGACGCAGGGATTAACGGCTTAAAAGAGGTCAAAGGTGTTGGAGGCAAAACAGCGGAAAAGATCTTATCCACAATCGGTGAGTACTTTGAAGAAGTTGAAGAGCAGGGTTGA